One genomic segment of Corvus moneduloides isolate bCorMon1 chromosome 23, bCorMon1.pri, whole genome shotgun sequence includes these proteins:
- the HTR1D gene encoding LOW QUALITY PROTEIN: 5-hydroxytryptamine receptor 1D (The sequence of the model RefSeq protein was modified relative to this genomic sequence to represent the inferred CDS: inserted 2 bases in 1 codon; deleted 3 bases in 3 codons; substituted 1 base at 1 genomic stop codon), with product MTQYNHSAQFSLQSSANKSLNFTETPLSWDERTLSGLKISLSILLSVITLATILANVFVVITIFLTRKLHTPANYLIGSLAVTDLLVSVLVMPVSIAYTVTHTWAFGQLLCDIWLSSDITCCTASILHLCVIALDRYWAITDALEYTKRRTAGRAALMIAVVWMISISISVPPFFWRQVKAHEEIAKCTVNTDQISYTIYSTCGAFYIPTVLLLILYGRIYVAARSRILKPPSLYGKRFTTAHLITGSAGSSLCSLMLAXPEGHSHSGGSPIFISHFKXNLQIVLLERKEFFAARERKATKTLGISLGAFIFCWLPFFVTSLVLPICQDACWFSSHLLDFFTWLGYLNSLINPVILYSF from the exons ATGACTCAGTACAACCATTCAGCACAGTTCTCTCTCCAGAGCTCAGCAAATAAATCATTGAATTTCACTGAAACACCTCTGTCTTGGGATGAAAGGACACTCTCAGGGCTGAAGATTTCACTGTCAATCCTTCTGTCTGTTATAACTTTGGCAACAATCCTTgcaaatgtttttgttgttattacAATTTTTCTGACTAGAAAGCTCCACACACCTGCGAATTACCTCATTGGCTCTTTGGCAGTGACTGATCTTTTAGTGTCTGTCCTCGTAATGCCTGTCAGCATTGCTTACACAGTCACCCATACGTGGGCCTTTGGCCAATTGCTGTGTGATATCTGGTTGTCATCAGACATCACGTGCTGCACAGCCTCCATCCTACACCTCTGTGTTATTGCACTGGACAGATACTGGGCTATCACAGACGCTTTGGAATACACCAAACGCCGGACTGCTGGCCGAGCAGCCCTCATGATTGCCGTGGTCTGGATGATATCTATTAGTATCTCTGTGCCACCGTTTTTCTGGAGGCAGGTGAAAGCTCATGAAGAAATTGCGAAGTGTACTGTAAACACCGATCAAATTTCCTACACAATTTATTCTACTTGTGGAGCTTTCTACATCCCAACCGTGCTCCTCCTGATATTGTATGGTAGAATTTATGTAGCAGCTCGATCCAGGATTCTGAAGCCACCCTCATTATATGGGAAACGTTTTACTACTGCACACCTGATTACTGGTTCTGCAGggtcttccctctgctccttaATGCTAGC TCCTGAAGGGCATTCCCATTCAGGTGGATCCCCAATATTTATCagtcattttaaataaaacttgcaGATAGTGttgctggaaaggaaagaattcTTC GctgcaagagaaaggaaagctaCCAAAACTTTAGGCATTAGTCTGGgagctttcattttctgctggctgcct ttttttgttacatCCCTAGTCCTACCAATCTGCCAAGATGCCTGTTGGTTTTCATCCCATCTACTGGACTTTTTTACCTGGTTGGGTTACCTAAATTCC TTAATCAATCCAGTCATTTTATACAGCttttaa